The DNA region CCGCCCTGATTGAACTCGGTTTTAAGTATATCTGCATCCATCTGCATAGCAGCACCTGAAACCTGCACAAACGCTTTTGTGGTTGTTGTATTGCCTCCTAAAATTACTGGGATACCGACCATGCCTTCATTGCTCACTATCCCAACTTCCACCATTGAGCCATCTTCCATACTACTGACAATAGAAACTACTGCGTGTTGAGGAAAATAGACGTGTGCGATCGGTTCTTTTGGTTCGTAAATTACTTGCCGAGTCGAAAGCGAAACCAACTTCAGGTGTGGAACAAGACGCTGATAATCATTAGTTGACAAAGCCGCGAGTAACTTATTTACTTGCGGCTTAAAAGTGTTTTCCCTCACTGAACATTAAAAAAATAGATAAATTTGCTCAAAATACTTTAAATCAAGTTACTTTTGCGAGTCTGTTCGGTTTCGCACACATAACTCAAAAAAATTTTTCGGCTCGGTTACTGGGCAAAAAGCCCAGTAACCGAGCAAATTCGTTTTGTATGACTCGATAACACTCGCAGGAAGTTGCTGACAAATTCTCTCGGTTCAAGATGTTAATATGACCACGGTGATAGCTGATCATTCCGGCTCGGCTGAGAGTGCTAGCCGCAACTGTAACGCCGGAACGACGCACACCTAGCATCTGAGAGATAAATTCTTGCGTGAGGAAAAAATCTTCTGATCCCACACGGTCAGAGACTGTCAGTAACCAACGAGCCAGCCGTTCGTCCAGTGTATGCAGACGGTTACAGGCAGCTCCTTGCGCCAGTTCAGAATATATAGCTTGTATGTAAGACAGCAGCAGGGTTTGAATAGCTCCGCCCCGATTGAACTCGGCTTTAAGTACATCTGCATTCATCTGCATAGCAGCGCCCGAAATCTGCACAAATGATGTTGTGGTTGTGATCTTGTTTCCTAAAATTACCGGGATACCAATCATGCCTTCACTGCTCACTATCCCAACTTCCGCCGTTGAGCCATCTTCCATAGTGGCAACTATAGAAACCATTGAGTTGTGAGGAAAATAGACCTGT from Nostoc commune NIES-4072 includes:
- a CDS encoding Crp/Fnr family transcriptional regulator, whose translation is MSLDENIFQQPLNKLLAALPASDYQRLLPHLKLVSLEVPQILSQAGEPIAQVYFPHNSMVSIVATMEDGSTAEVGIVSSEGMIGIPVILGNKITTTTSFVQISGAAMQMNADVLKAEFNRGGAIQTLLLSYIQAIYSELAQGAACNRLHTLDERLARWLLTVSDRVGSEDFFLTQEFISQMLGVRRSGVTVAASTLSRAGMISYHRGHINILNRENLSATSCECYRVIQNEFARLLGFLPSNRAEKFF